One Planktothrix serta PCC 8927 DNA segment encodes these proteins:
- a CDS encoding Eco57I restriction-modification methylase domain-containing protein → MTEGQKTNKPLFSQHYLEHRLQDCPEWQIDVTEGFKQLKNLYQSKQDLLPTLSEAQTEDLLIQPILEILGWSYIPQVTIRAKGRAERPDYALFNNQIERDQAYRLQTDETAFYSRVIAIAEAKYWQRPLSKVSANDQRDIYKNTNPSFQIANYLMGTGVDWGILTNGREWRLYYRQASSKATEFYQVDLLELLSAENLDQLKYFWLFFRQEAFVKDSQGRNFLERVREGSTTYSTRVGNELKALVFERIFPNLAGGFVADATRRGQPVTSEQVYEATLSFLYKLLFLLYAEARNLLPIQGDYRDYSLIQLTKEVAEGLDRQKKLSQTSTGMYDKLLNLFQIVDRGDRGLEVPRYNGGLFHFNFSQTEDQLDYPANNFLSQFKLSDAVLAPILDLLARFEGQPIDYSFLGVRQLGSIYEGLLEYRVIIEDALTGNVYLENDKGDRKATGSYYTPDYIVKYIVSHTLKPILEQRSQRFSELMAQIEQLQNQLQDQRLGQQSLNGLNKDLKRLQRDAQTTLLDIKICDPAMGSGHFLVEAVDYLTDELIRILSQYPEQNPVLEMLDQTRQSILDNLEQQGITINPDRLEPTQLLQRVVMKRCIYGVDLNSMAVELAKVSLWLHSFTIGAPLSFLDHHLRCGNSLIGITAREAEVKMAADEIGQLNLLTGPFVGLLKAAEIMRGVSVLSDATFAEVEQSEKLFRSFDQAAKPYKRLLDIYVSQFFGIKQAKNFLERFGTIAITANPNQMNKADAAIYEEAQKLSSEKRFFHWDLEFPEVFIDLENASWKEKAGFDVVVGNPPYDELSEVALGRVIDEKSFIDHTDLYREARAFRVNLYRLFIACAIDKTKANGYQGFIVPMSLLGDHFTSDLRRKILTTTNLISIEAFPQKDDPRNRVFYEAKLSTCVYVLSKQKLSNKFKIRTHLGKEIIDSSPSYYAKPEEIAEFDPYNLSIPTVNERSWKLAIQLRENKKLCLFKKIGSPCPGEIMFNKQFRTFLSDHPPGDLVLRGAHIGRYEFYDLPKQGEPVYLDKQCFLAERGKNQDAKAYDHLKRRIGYQRGSAIDNYRRIIATIIEPGFFFSDTIAYFVDIKYNIYTVLGLLNSKLAEWRFNLTSTTNHVNTYEIDVIPIPEILFTTPTDRRQKSLENAIALYNQYQTNGNPEPILSQIDNHLNQKPEEADIIHDLLAYLAEQMIELNKQKQAEIKSFLQWLERFIGCPIDSLTNKSKIQNYLGDYYKNEPHISFDELISVLNKNKKKIKIDPVARKQQQTLEQEYQDSLNTLFPLKTQLIRCDQLIDAIVYKLYGLTEEEIAIVEGR, encoded by the coding sequence GTGACTGAGGGACAAAAAACTAATAAACCCCTATTTTCTCAGCATTATTTAGAGCATCGCCTTCAGGACTGTCCAGAATGGCAAATTGACGTGACTGAGGGGTTTAAGCAGTTAAAAAATCTCTATCAGTCCAAACAAGATTTATTACCGACGTTGAGTGAAGCGCAAACGGAGGATTTATTAATTCAACCGATATTAGAAATTTTAGGATGGAGTTATATTCCTCAAGTCACAATTCGGGCAAAAGGTCGCGCCGAACGTCCTGATTATGCTTTATTTAACAATCAAATAGAACGGGATCAAGCCTATCGTTTACAAACTGATGAAACCGCGTTTTATTCTAGGGTAATTGCGATCGCAGAAGCTAAATATTGGCAACGTCCTTTAAGTAAAGTTTCGGCTAACGATCAACGGGATATTTATAAAAATACTAACCCATCCTTTCAGATTGCTAACTATTTAATGGGGACGGGAGTAGATTGGGGAATTTTAACCAATGGTCGAGAATGGCGACTCTATTATCGTCAAGCTTCTTCCAAAGCAACGGAATTTTATCAAGTCGATTTACTAGAGCTTTTATCAGCAGAAAATTTAGATCAATTGAAATATTTTTGGTTATTTTTTCGTCAGGAAGCCTTTGTTAAAGACTCCCAAGGACGTAATTTTTTAGAACGGGTACGCGAAGGAAGTACCACATACTCAACGCGAGTGGGGAATGAGTTAAAAGCCTTAGTATTTGAGCGGATATTTCCTAATTTAGCCGGAGGTTTTGTTGCAGATGCAACTCGACGGGGACAACCTGTAACATCAGAACAGGTTTATGAAGCGACTCTATCCTTTCTTTATAAGTTGTTATTTTTGCTTTATGCTGAAGCCAGAAATCTGCTCCCAATTCAGGGCGATTATCGAGATTATAGCTTGATTCAATTAACAAAAGAAGTCGCTGAAGGTCTTGATCGTCAGAAGAAGTTAAGCCAAACTTCAACGGGAATGTATGATAAATTATTAAATTTATTTCAAATTGTTGATCGAGGCGATCGCGGCTTAGAAGTTCCTCGATATAATGGAGGTTTATTTCATTTTAATTTTAGTCAAACTGAAGATCAATTAGACTATCCTGCTAATAATTTTTTATCTCAATTTAAACTATCTGATGCAGTATTAGCCCCTATTTTAGACTTATTAGCGCGATTTGAAGGACAACCGATTGATTATAGTTTTTTAGGCGTGCGACAGTTGGGGTCAATTTATGAAGGGTTATTAGAATATCGAGTAATTATTGAAGACGCGCTGACGGGAAATGTTTATTTAGAAAATGATAAAGGCGATCGCAAAGCAACGGGCTCTTATTACACCCCTGATTATATCGTTAAATACATTGTTAGTCATACTTTAAAACCCATTTTAGAACAGCGATCGCAACGATTTTCTGAACTGATGGCGCAAATTGAGCAACTGCAAAATCAATTGCAAGATCAACGCTTAGGACAACAAAGTTTAAACGGATTAAACAAGGATTTAAAACGCTTACAGCGAGACGCACAAACCACTTTACTCGATATAAAAATTTGTGACCCAGCAATGGGAAGCGGTCACTTTTTAGTTGAAGCAGTGGATTATTTAACCGATGAACTTATTCGTATTTTATCCCAATATCCCGAACAAAATCCAGTTTTAGAAATGCTCGATCAAACCCGTCAAAGCATTTTAGACAATTTAGAACAACAGGGAATTACCATTAATCCCGATAGACTAGAGCCCACTCAATTATTACAACGGGTGGTGATGAAACGTTGTATTTATGGGGTGGATTTAAACTCGATGGCGGTAGAATTAGCCAAGGTTAGTTTATGGCTACATTCCTTTACAATAGGTGCGCCTCTAAGTTTTTTAGACCATCATTTACGCTGTGGAAATTCATTAATTGGGATAACTGCGAGGGAAGCAGAAGTAAAAATGGCAGCCGATGAAATCGGACAGTTAAATTTACTAACGGGGCCATTTGTGGGGTTATTAAAAGCGGCTGAAATTATGCGAGGGGTGAGTGTTTTGAGTGATGCTACTTTTGCTGAAGTTGAACAAAGTGAAAAATTATTTCGGTCTTTTGATCAAGCTGCAAAACCTTATAAACGGTTATTAGATATTTATGTTTCTCAGTTTTTTGGAATTAAACAAGCTAAGAATTTTTTAGAGAGATTTGGTACTATAGCAATTACGGCTAATCCCAATCAGATGAACAAAGCAGATGCAGCCATTTATGAGGAGGCGCAAAAACTCAGTTCTGAAAAACGGTTTTTCCATTGGGATTTGGAATTTCCAGAAGTATTTATTGATTTAGAAAATGCCAGTTGGAAAGAAAAGGCAGGGTTTGATGTAGTAGTTGGAAATCCACCTTATGATGAATTATCTGAAGTAGCTCTTGGTAGAGTCATTGATGAGAAATCTTTTATCGATCACACAGACCTATATCGGGAAGCAAGAGCTTTTAGAGTGAATTTATACCGACTTTTTATAGCTTGTGCGATAGATAAAACCAAAGCAAATGGTTATCAAGGTTTTATTGTGCCAATGTCACTTCTTGGGGATCACTTTACCTCCGATCTAAGGCGTAAAATTTTAACAACAACAAATCTTATCAGTATTGAAGCTTTTCCTCAGAAAGACGATCCTCGAAATCGTGTTTTTTATGAAGCAAAACTCTCAACTTGCGTATATGTTTTATCCAAGCAAAAACTTAGTAATAAGTTTAAAATCAGAACCCATTTGGGTAAAGAGATAATCGACAGTTCTCCGTCATACTACGCCAAACCCGAAGAAATAGCAGAGTTTGATCCATACAACCTTTCTATACCAACAGTCAATGAAAGATCTTGGAAGCTGGCTATACAACTTCGTGAAAATAAAAAATTATGTCTGTTTAAAAAGATTGGTTCACCCTGTCCAGGTGAAATTATGTTTAATAAACAATTTAGAACTTTTCTATCTGATCATCCGCCTGGAGACTTAGTGCTTCGGGGTGCACACATAGGTCGATATGAATTCTATGACCTACCCAAGCAGGGGGAACCAGTTTATCTTGATAAACAATGCTTTCTTGCTGAACGCGGAAAGAATCAAGATGCAAAAGCCTATGATCATTTGAAAAGAAGGATAGGATATCAACGAGGTTCGGCAATTGACAACTATCGAAGAATCATTGCAACGATAATAGAACCGGGATTTTTTTTCTCTGATACTATTGCCTATTTCGTAGATATAAAGTACAATATTTATACAGTGCTTGGCTTATTAAACTCTAAATTAGCAGAATGGAGATTTAATTTGACAAGTACCACAAATCATGTCAATACTTATGAGATAGATGTGATTCCTATCCCTGAAATTCTATTCACAACTCCAACAGATCGCCGCCAAAAATCCCTAGAAAATGCGATCGCACTTTATAACCAATATCAAACCAATGGCAACCCCGAACCCATTTTATCCCAAATTGATAATCACCTTAATCAAAAACCCGAAGAAGCCGATATAATTCACGATTTGTTAGCCTATTTAGCCGAACAAATGATCGAACTCAACAAACAAAAGCAAGCAGAAATCAAAAGCTTTTTGCAATGGTTAGAACGCTTCATTGGTTGCCCAATTGACAGTTTAACCAATAAATCTAAAATTCAGAATTATTTAGGAGACTATTACAAAAACGAACCCCATATCAGCTTTGATGAATTAATTTCTGTGTTAAATAAAAACAAAAAGAAAATCAAAATTGATCCGGTTGCCCGAAAACAACAACAAACTTTAGAACAGGAATATCAAGACAGTTTAAACACCCTATTCCCCCTCAAAACCCAGTTAATCAGATGTGATCAACTCATAGATGCGATCGTTTATAAACTCTATGGATTAACAGAAGAAGAAATTGCTATTGTAGAAGGAAGATGA
- a CDS encoding response regulator transcription factor — MSSSINPPASEAEFSPVPARLLLVDDEPGLREAVQAYLEDSNFTVDVASNAKQGWELLQQNLPDLVISDIMMPGVDGYQFLQQMREDPRFKALPVVFLTAKGMKSDRIQGYQAGCDAYLSKPFDPEELVVIVKNLLARQAALRSSTGDGSPDIATLAGQIARIENMLKGKSGIHQTPPPIKIDLTPREQSVLDLVAKGLMNKEIARNLETSVRNVEKYVSRLFTKTGTNSRTELVRYALEHGLTE, encoded by the coding sequence ATGTCGAGTTCAATCAATCCTCCTGCATCTGAGGCTGAATTCTCCCCAGTTCCCGCTAGATTGTTATTAGTGGACGATGAACCTGGACTGCGAGAAGCGGTACAAGCTTATTTAGAAGATAGTAACTTCACCGTTGATGTGGCCAGTAATGCCAAACAAGGGTGGGAACTGTTACAACAAAATCTCCCGGATTTAGTGATTAGTGATATTATGATGCCGGGAGTTGATGGTTATCAATTTTTACAACAAATGCGGGAAGATCCTCGTTTCAAAGCCTTACCCGTTGTTTTTCTAACGGCTAAAGGCATGAAAAGCGATCGCATTCAAGGGTATCAAGCTGGATGTGATGCCTATTTATCAAAACCCTTTGACCCAGAAGAATTAGTGGTAATTGTCAAAAATTTATTAGCAAGACAAGCCGCCCTTCGCAGTAGTACAGGGGATGGAAGCCCAGATATTGCCACCTTAGCAGGTCAAATTGCGCGAATTGAAAATATGTTAAAAGGGAAAAGTGGAATTCATCAAACACCACCCCCAATTAAAATTGATTTAACGCCGCGTGAGCAAAGTGTTTTAGATTTAGTTGCTAAAGGATTAATGAATAAAGAAATAGCCCGTAATTTAGAAACCAGCGTTCGTAACGTGGAGAAATATGTCAGTCGCTTATTTACCAAAACGGGAACGAATAGTCGAACAGAATTAGTGCGTTATGCTCTTGAACACGGTTTAACTGAATAG
- a CDS encoding HetZ-related protein: protein MFAQDISIQDSQVSLNSINPQALAQLLLQELQTTVKTLPASGRTVTLRIALEVERICEKSNRIQNSGEVQTWQLSLARHRLQKCLEYYKLGSRQGRVELHSNLAAMVYRHVASFESQLSFQARYNLIEDFLQGFYVECLRAFRREHQMEADYTPRTRLELAEYMAFTEQYAKRQIGLPGRNRQRLIVLRAQSFAKGQPPETSMDIELAVEGGKTEEAEAQSRTSAMQQIREKMVSETPDPAESVLRDRVIAELVQYLESQGQTDCVKYLTLKMQDLQACDIDKAMGLTARQRDYLQQRFKYHVEKFARSTNWKLVHEWLGADINQKLGMNSQQWETFQAQLSAEQQTLLQLKATQESDKAIASTLKCTPKQVQKRWAKLLDMAFNFRNTEALA from the coding sequence ATGTTTGCACAAGATATTTCTATTCAAGATTCTCAAGTTAGCCTCAATTCTATTAATCCTCAAGCTTTAGCTCAATTGTTATTACAAGAATTGCAAACAACCGTCAAAACCCTTCCGGCTAGTGGTCGGACGGTGACACTGCGGATAGCGTTAGAAGTCGAACGTATTTGTGAAAAAAGCAACCGCATTCAAAATTCTGGCGAAGTGCAAACTTGGCAGTTAAGTTTAGCTCGTCATCGCTTGCAAAAATGCTTAGAATATTACAAACTCGGTTCTCGCCAAGGCCGTGTGGAACTGCATTCTAACTTAGCCGCAATGGTGTACCGTCACGTTGCTTCCTTTGAGTCTCAATTAAGCTTCCAAGCTCGTTACAATTTAATTGAAGATTTTCTGCAAGGGTTTTATGTCGAGTGTTTACGGGCTTTTCGTCGGGAACATCAAATGGAAGCCGACTACACCCCCCGCACCCGTTTAGAATTAGCGGAATACATGGCTTTTACCGAACAGTATGCTAAACGTCAAATTGGTTTACCCGGTCGCAACCGTCAACGGTTAATTGTATTACGCGCCCAAAGTTTTGCCAAAGGTCAACCTCCCGAAACTTCTATGGATATTGAGTTAGCCGTTGAAGGAGGTAAAACCGAAGAAGCAGAAGCTCAAAGTCGGACATCGGCGATGCAGCAAATTCGGGAAAAAATGGTATCTGAAACCCCCGACCCCGCAGAAAGTGTTTTACGCGATCGCGTCATTGCTGAACTGGTTCAATATTTAGAATCTCAAGGACAGACTGATTGTGTCAAATACTTAACCTTGAAAATGCAAGATCTGCAAGCTTGTGATATTGATAAAGCCATGGGGTTAACCGCCCGTCAACGGGACTATCTGCAACAACGGTTTAAATACCATGTTGAAAAATTCGCCCGCTCTACCAACTGGAAACTCGTCCATGAATGGTTAGGGGCTGATATTAACCAAAAATTGGGGATGAATAGTCAACAATGGGAAACCTTCCAAGCTCAATTATCCGCCGAGCAACAAACGTTACTGCAACTCAAAGCAACTCAAGAAAGTGATAAAGCGATCGCTTCTACCCTCAAATGTACCCCCAAACAAGTGCAAAAACGTTGGGCTAAACTCCTCGACATGGCTTTTAACTTCCGCAACACCGAGGCGTTAGCATAA
- a CDS encoding Uma2 family endonuclease, whose translation MIAQIEKQDHKTIEQYLELELNSQERHEYIDGKIVSMTGGTPNHNKIAGNFYAALNFALKRQPYQVFFTDQRLWIPQKQIYTYPDVMIIPGELQFQEGRKDTLTNPTLIAEVLSKSTEGYDRGDKFHAYRTLSTFQEYLLIDQYHHHVEQFTKTDNGKWLLSEYEGETATLSLASVGFEISLADIYDKVDFTLIDQQ comes from the coding sequence ATGATCGCTCAAATTGAAAAACAAGACCATAAAACCATTGAACAATACCTAGAATTAGAACTCAATTCTCAAGAACGCCATGAATATATAGATGGAAAAATTGTTAGTATGACAGGGGGAACCCCCAATCATAACAAAATTGCAGGTAATTTTTATGCAGCTTTAAATTTTGCCCTTAAACGTCAACCTTATCAGGTATTTTTTACCGACCAACGCCTCTGGATTCCTCAAAAACAAATTTATACTTATCCAGATGTTATGATCATTCCAGGAGAATTACAATTTCAAGAAGGCAGAAAAGACACTTTAACGAATCCAACATTAATCGCTGAAGTCCTCTCTAAATCTACAGAAGGATATGATCGAGGAGACAAATTTCATGCTTATCGAACTCTCTCCACCTTCCAAGAATATCTTTTAATTGATCAATATCATCACCACGTTGAACAATTCACGAAAACCGATAACGGCAAATGGTTACTCTCCGAATATGAAGGCGAAACGGCCACCTTATCCCTCGCCTCAGTTGGCTTTGAAATTTCCCTAGCGGATATTTACGATAAAGTCGATTTTACCTTGATAGATCAACAGTAG
- the larC gene encoding nickel pincer cofactor biosynthesis protein LarC codes for MTKIAYFQCPTGISGDMCLGALVHAGVPIDYLKEKLDLLGIGAEYQFKVETVRRQGQLATKVSVNLTQQQLHPKTTDSPNDYDHHHHDHENHPTHDITTTRHLSEIETMILKAKLPKQVEVWSLAIFRKLGEAEATVHDISIEEVHFHEVGATDAIVDIVGTCLGLDWLNIDQFYCSTLPTGGGTVWAAHGQLPVPVPAVLRLFEMGKVPVYSNSIERELVTPTGAAIAVTLAQQFGEPPALSIQTIGLGAGSHDLPIPNILRLWVGEQHQSLDSDILSTVNAEIQTISETISVLETQIDDLSPQVIAYTFEMLFQAGAIDVFSQPITMKKSRLGVLLTVICYPEHRQVCEAILFRETTTLGIRHTLQNRSILKRDIQTVETQYGLVRVKVAFSGKKITNVQPEYEDCAKLAKQHKISWLEVHRLALQSWYSLP; via the coding sequence ATGACTAAAATTGCTTATTTTCAATGTCCTACAGGAATTTCCGGCGATATGTGCTTGGGTGCGTTAGTCCATGCTGGGGTTCCAATTGATTATTTAAAAGAAAAGTTAGACTTACTGGGAATTGGGGCAGAATATCAGTTCAAAGTAGAAACTGTTCGTCGTCAAGGACAGTTAGCAACGAAAGTTTCGGTGAACTTAACTCAACAGCAACTCCACCCAAAAACAACGGATTCTCCTAATGATTATGATCATCACCATCATGATCATGAAAATCATCCTACCCATGATATAACGACCACCCGTCATTTGTCAGAAATTGAGACAATGATTCTCAAAGCCAAGTTACCGAAACAGGTAGAAGTTTGGAGTCTGGCTATTTTTCGGAAGTTAGGGGAAGCGGAAGCAACGGTTCATGATATTTCCATAGAAGAGGTGCATTTTCATGAAGTAGGGGCGACGGATGCTATTGTCGATATTGTGGGAACTTGTTTGGGTTTAGATTGGTTGAATATTGATCAATTTTACTGTTCAACATTACCCACTGGCGGAGGAACTGTTTGGGCGGCACACGGTCAGTTACCTGTTCCCGTTCCGGCGGTTTTAAGATTATTTGAGATGGGGAAAGTTCCGGTTTATAGTAATAGCATTGAACGGGAATTAGTCACGCCAACGGGGGCTGCTATTGCGGTGACTTTAGCTCAACAGTTTGGAGAACCTCCGGCTTTATCGATTCAAACTATTGGGTTAGGAGCAGGTTCCCATGATTTACCTATTCCTAATATTTTACGGCTGTGGGTTGGAGAACAGCATCAATCCCTAGATTCAGATATTTTATCAACGGTTAATGCGGAAATTCAAACGATTTCTGAGACAATTTCTGTATTAGAAACCCAAATTGATGATTTAAGTCCTCAAGTGATTGCTTATACCTTTGAAATGTTATTTCAAGCGGGAGCAATTGATGTTTTTAGTCAACCGATTACGATGAAAAAATCTCGTTTAGGGGTATTATTAACGGTAATTTGTTATCCTGAACACCGTCAAGTTTGTGAAGCAATATTATTTCGAGAAACGACAACATTAGGGATTCGTCATACGCTGCAAAATCGCAGTATTCTGAAACGGGATATTCAAACGGTTGAAACTCAATATGGTTTAGTTCGAGTTAAAGTAGCTTTTTCGGGAAAAAAGATTACGAATGTTCAACCGGAATATGAGGATTGTGCAAAACTTGCTAAACAGCATAAAATTAGCTGGTTAGAAGTGCATCGATTAGCATTACAAAGTTGGTATAGTTTGCCTTAA
- a CDS encoding PHP domain-containing protein, with the protein MSVNLTSASELLSRWFHIQTGYVKSSLLIPPAQDRLALQQVFQTLNARSCPQSYNFHLHTRRSDGQLEPDEVMQQVMEIGLKGLAITDHHTTQGYKEAQHWLDQWKQNHPELANTAPQLWTGAEINAQLLGVDVHILGYAFDPDAACLQPYLQGDTTFLRTEAYYAENVIAAIQEAGGLAVLAHPARYRRPVNEVITEAARLGMDGIEVYYAYRHTIPWLPTAEIVNPVKQLTDSYGLLNTCGTDTHGRDVLLRT; encoded by the coding sequence ATGAGTGTTAATCTAACTTCAGCTTCTGAACTTTTGTCGAGGTGGTTTCACATCCAGACCGGATATGTGAAATCATCACTATTGATACCCCCTGCCCAAGATAGGTTAGCACTGCAACAGGTCTTTCAAACCTTGAATGCCAGAAGTTGCCCTCAGTCCTATAACTTTCACCTGCATACCCGACGTTCAGATGGTCAACTGGAACCGGATGAAGTCATGCAACAGGTGATGGAAATTGGATTAAAAGGACTCGCTATTACCGATCACCATACAACTCAAGGGTACAAAGAAGCCCAACATTGGTTAGACCAGTGGAAACAAAACCATCCCGAACTTGCTAATACAGCACCTCAGTTATGGACAGGGGCGGAAATTAATGCTCAGTTATTGGGTGTCGATGTCCATATTCTCGGTTATGCTTTTGATCCTGATGCAGCTTGTCTACAACCCTATCTGCAAGGTGACACGACTTTTTTGAGAACAGAGGCCTATTATGCTGAAAACGTGATAGCTGCTATCCAAGAAGCAGGAGGGTTAGCCGTTTTAGCCCATCCAGCCCGGTATCGTCGTCCTGTCAATGAAGTTATTACAGAAGCGGCTCGGTTAGGAATGGATGGCATTGAAGTATATTATGCCTATCGCCATACGATCCCTTGGTTACCTACCGCAGAAATCGTCAACCCAGTTAAACAGTTAACCGATAGCTATGGTTTACTAAATACCTGTGGTACAGACACTCATGGTCGTGATGTATTACTTCGGACTTAA
- a CDS encoding L-threonylcarbamoyladenylate synthase, whose protein sequence is MAILYDIHPQNPQERTLEKIKDALKDGAVMLYPTDTVYAIGCDLTVKSAIERVRRIKQLSNDKPLTFLCSSLSNITNYAIVSDSAYRLIKHLIPGTYTFVLPATKLVPKLVLAPKRKTTGIRVPNHRPSLSIIETLGNPIISTSAHITTEEDGQAPIALPIEGHIDKAKLFDGLDKLVDIIVDDTSDPGYQVSTIIDLTNDQPIIVRKGQGWEQAQEWFEG, encoded by the coding sequence ATGGCAATTCTGTACGACATTCATCCCCAAAACCCCCAAGAACGTACCCTAGAGAAGATTAAAGACGCCCTCAAGGATGGGGCGGTGATGCTGTACCCGACGGATACCGTTTATGCCATTGGCTGTGATTTGACCGTGAAGTCAGCCATTGAACGAGTCCGACGCATCAAACAACTCTCCAATGATAAACCCTTAACGTTTCTTTGTTCCTCATTATCAAATATTACCAATTATGCCATCGTTAGTGACTCTGCTTATCGTTTAATTAAGCACTTAATTCCAGGAACATATACCTTTGTATTACCTGCAACTAAATTAGTTCCTAAATTAGTCCTGGCTCCCAAACGCAAAACCACTGGAATTCGGGTTCCGAACCATCGACCTAGTTTATCAATTATTGAAACATTAGGCAATCCAATTATTTCAACTTCTGCCCATATTACCACAGAAGAAGACGGTCAAGCTCCGATTGCGTTACCCATAGAAGGTCATATTGATAAAGCCAAATTGTTCGATGGTTTAGACAAGTTAGTCGATATTATTGTTGATGATACCTCAGATCCAGGTTATCAAGTTTCAACGATTATTGATTTAACTAATGATCAGCCTATAATTGTTAGAAAAGGTCAAGGATGGGAACAAGCGCAAGAATGGTTTGAAGGATAA
- a CDS encoding slipin family protein, with product MNYIFGSFFIFLAYLTIAGFKLDREYQRGVIFRLGRVQNVKGPGLYWIIPVIDQKVQVDIRTKTVDIEPQETITSDSVTIRVNAVLYYRLLDPSKAIVKVESYEKAVYQAALTTLRNVIGQSSLDDVLQNRDKINHKIQDVVDEMTESWGVVIERVEMKDVEIPTSMQRAMAKVAEALREKRSRLIKAEAEQEASIKLAEASKVIMANPAALELRRLQMLSEIGTENNTTTIVVLPSDLLPFVQNLSVPPQQKPPLPPKV from the coding sequence ATGAATTATATTTTTGGATCTTTTTTCATTTTTCTGGCTTATTTAACCATTGCTGGGTTTAAATTAGATCGAGAATATCAACGGGGAGTTATTTTCAGATTAGGACGAGTCCAAAATGTAAAAGGGCCGGGATTATATTGGATCATTCCAGTAATTGATCAAAAAGTTCAAGTGGATATTAGAACAAAAACCGTTGATATTGAACCGCAAGAAACGATTACGTCCGATAGTGTTACTATTCGTGTAAATGCTGTTTTATATTATCGTTTACTTGACCCGTCTAAGGCAATTGTTAAGGTTGAAAGTTATGAAAAAGCCGTTTATCAAGCGGCGTTAACAACTTTGCGAAATGTGATTGGTCAAAGTAGTCTTGATGATGTTTTACAAAATCGAGATAAAATTAATCATAAAATTCAAGACGTTGTTGATGAAATGACAGAATCTTGGGGAGTTGTGATTGAAAGAGTGGAAATGAAAGATGTTGAAATTCCGACTTCCATGCAACGAGCAATGGCAAAAGTAGCAGAAGCACTTCGAGAAAAACGTTCGCGTTTAATTAAGGCTGAAGCCGAACAAGAAGCCTCGATTAAATTAGCAGAAGCTTCTAAAGTAATTATGGCAAATCCCGCAGCATTGGAGTTAAGACGGTTGCAAATGTTATCGGAAATTGGGACTGAAAATAATACGACAACTATTGTTGTGCTTCCCTCTGATTTACTACCATTTGTTCAAAATTTGAGTGTTCCACCCCAACAAAAACCTCCTCTACCCCCGAAAGTATAA
- a CDS encoding Ycf51 family protein — MNFSLSTAELLEISKWIGIATLVFGGITVLAFIFKWAIRFRLVGITGFTGVLTAGVLGLSLGLLNHVQIPGAVRFARVFDDGGRQIVIAVAPNITETQLDATLRQAAADLYSPGRGGQYQEALLIRARTLVHPDAEVSQPLYLGQVKRSVMEQEDKNLEIQIFKQNFARLKQFNS, encoded by the coding sequence ATGAACTTCTCATTATCAACAGCAGAATTGTTAGAGATTTCTAAATGGATAGGAATTGCTACTTTAGTCTTTGGCGGAATTACCGTTTTAGCCTTTATTTTTAAATGGGCAATTCGGTTTAGATTAGTGGGAATTACTGGCTTTACAGGAGTTTTAACCGCCGGGGTTTTGGGCTTAAGTTTAGGTTTACTAAACCATGTCCAAATTCCAGGTGCAGTTCGTTTTGCTCGTGTATTTGATGATGGGGGTAGACAAATTGTAATTGCGGTTGCACCTAATATTACAGAAACTCAATTAGATGCCACATTACGTCAAGCGGCGGCGGATTTATATTCTCCTGGACGAGGAGGACAATACCAAGAAGCGCTATTAATTCGCGCTCGAACTCTTGTTCATCCTGATGCAGAAGTGTCTCAACCCCTCTATTTAGGTCAAGTGAAACGTTCGGTTATGGAACAAGAAGATAAAAATTTAGAAATTCAGATTTTCAAGCAAAATTTTGCCCGTTTAAAACAGTTTAACTCTTGA